A single Kryptolebias marmoratus isolate JLee-2015 linkage group LG7, ASM164957v2, whole genome shotgun sequence DNA region contains:
- the LOC108229298 gene encoding uncharacterized protein LOC108229298 yields the protein MEKLPGPEAIATCIRVAPVWIDELLAELEQDESRTTARYLLYGYLTAYWAYLSEHRPGVFVNMREEEVVASEKDATDEGVLIRVGEHKTTVQFGEASLALNMEELTWVKWLLAIKRKLRSRNRYLLFTTGKSSFRNMTRYLKLAWTQMGLKGDINFTLIRTALADSAKTLLPEAERKKVSASMCHDVRTADRFYAHNPNIAEAMEVRRKMTAVLQQQCEGSGSSGSAEAQTGGKAKKKTTRRELTSSSESEPEAEVPAGGASTEEADKQVRLVRTLPVVKLSPLKASIKRVLRMRQARARVKKALGKTP from the exons ATGGAGAAGCTCCCGGGGCCCGAGGCTATTGCGACCTGCATCCGCGTGGCCCCGGTTTGGATCGACGAGCTTCTGG CGGAGCTGGAACAGGACGAGAGCAGGACAACCGCGCGCTACCTCCTCTACGGGTACCTCACGGCGTACTGGGCGTACCTGAGCGAACACCGGCCCGGCGTGTTCGTCAACatgagggaggaggaggtggtcgCATCGGAGAAAGATGCGACGGACGAGGGAGTCCTGATCCGA GTGGGCGAGCACAAGACCACGGTCCAGTTCGGCGAGGCGAGCCTGGCCCTGAACATGGAGGAGCTCACGTGGGTCAAGTGGCTACTGGCCATCAAACGGAAGCTGCGCTCCCGAAACAGGTACCTCCTGTTCACCACGGGGAAGAGCAGCTTCCGTAACATGACGAGGTACCTCAAGCTGGCCTGGACCCAGATGGGCTTAAAAGGCGACATCAACTTTACGCTGATCAGGACGGCCCTCGCAGACAGC GCAAAAACACTTCTTCCAGAGGCGGAGAGAAAGAAAGTCTCCGCCTCGATGTGCCACGACGTCCGAACCGCCGACCGGTTCTATGCCCACAATCCAAACATTGCGGAGGCAATGGAGGTCAGGCGTAAGATGACggctgtcctccagcagcagtgCGAGGGGTCGGGCTCGAGCGGGTCGGCGGAAGCCCAAACCGGCGGAAAGGCCAAGAAGAAGACGACAAGGCGAGAGCTGACCTCGTCCTCTGAGTCCGAGCCAGAAGCTGAGGTGCCAGCTGGGGGGGCAAGCACGGAGGAGGCGGACAAACAAGTCCGACTGGTCAGGACATTGCCAGTAGTCAAACTCAGCCCTCTGAAGGCATCCATTAAGAGGGTGCTGAGAATGAGGCAGGCGAGGGCAAGAGTCAAAAAGGCCCTCGGCAAAACGCCCTAA